Genomic segment of Corynebacterium urealyticum DSM 7109:
GATGAACAGGAGCGTCGTGGAGACCCGTGTTCGGCCACCGAAGGTCAGCCAGCGCTGGAAACGCGAGCTGTAGTCATAGCGCTTGAATACCCCAGAATCGAGGTCTTCGTCGATGTCGTCCTCGGTGCCGACGATGAGCGCGCCATCGGAGGCGGACCCAGGGCCATCGTCCTTGGATCGGACGATCGCGACCTCCTCCGCCGGGTCCAGTGGGGTGCCGGAATCATCGTCATCGGACGGACGAGACGTATCCGTGCTGTGGACACCGACACGGGATGCGCCCTGCGAAGAAGTGCTTGGTTCCTGCCGGGTGGCGAACACGGTCGTGGGGGTGGAATCCTCCACTTCCGCGTTCGGGGCCTCGCCCGACACCGTGTTGCGTGGGGTGGAAGGCTCGGGGGAGTGCGCAGAGTTGAAGAGCGAGGCGGGAGCGGTTTCCATGCGATCCCAGAAGGTATTCAGAATGGCAGAGCGGATGGCGCGCTCAACGGCCCACTGCTTCGCCGGGATGACGTCGACGGTGACGCGGAAGGTTACGGCCCACGGTTGACCGGCTGCCTGGGGTTGGACGACGGCGACGGCGGGCATGACGTCCACACCGCCGGTCACATTCGGCTTGATATCAGGGGAGGAGACGGCGCGCTTCGTCGCCTGCTCGACGTGCTCTACCAGCTGGTTGATGTTTTCGCCGGGACGCAGCGGGATGTCGATTTCGACAAAAGCACGCGACCAGTCCTGGGAAAAGTTGGTGATCGCGCCGACCTTGCCGTTGGGGACGGTCACCATCTCACCGCTGGCGGTGCGCAGCTTCGTGGCGCGCAGGGTCAGTGCGACGACGGTGCCCTCCACCGCATTATTTGTGCCTTCGAAGCTCACATAATCGCCGACGCCAAACTGGCGCTCGGTGATGATGAAGACACCGGAGAGGAAATCCCCGATGATGTTCTGAGCGCCGAAACCAATCGCGGCGGACACGACGGTGGCAGGCACGGCGGCTGAGGCTGCTGGTACGCCGAGCAGAGTCAGCGCACGGATGGCGATGATGAAGTAGACCACCGCTTCGACGAGGTACACCAGCGCGCCGGCGAGGGCGAGCGTGGATTTCGTGGACTCCTCATCAGCATCCAGCCGCTGGGCGACGACGCGGACACACAGTCTGCCGACCCTCGGGACCAGAACCGCCAAGACCGCAAGTGCAGCCAGCGGCAAGCCGGGATGGATGAGCCACTCCCAGGCCTTGATCGCGTAATGCGTGAGGAAATAAGTCGATGCTTGCATAGCGAACAACCCTAGTAAGGCAGCCTGTGACCTCGCCGGGTCTCTGCTGATAATTCAAGCAGCATCTTGGCCGCGGAAAGGGGGCGCGTTTGCTGCGTATCAGGGATAGTTTTCGGGCGTGGGGAACCGCACGTGGTCAGTCACTCTATGGGAATAAACATTTCAACCATTGGGAACATGCAGGTCGCGACATTTGCCATCCGGGGTTCATATTGTTAGTATCATCACAATGCTCAGCCGGCCAGTCACCGAGTTTCGGGGAAATGCGGCAGGCTGCAGTGTTCTTGTTTTTGTCCCCGATGAAGTAGAAGCGAGTAACAATCTCGCGTGCCGAGCAAGGAGCGATTGAAACCGTGAACAACACTTCACGCTCACAGCCCACGCCAGCCACGGTCGCTGCGGCCAGCCGCGGCGTCGCGCAGGCCAGTAAGCCCGAGCGCATTAATGGCGCAGAGGCGATTGTGCGTTCCCTTGAAGAGCTGGGGACCGGCGTGGTCTTCGGCCTCCCAGGTGGCGCCGTCCTCCCGCTGTATGAGGCCCTGTATGGCTCCGAAAAGCTCCGCCACGTTCTCGTGCGTCACGAGCAGGGGGCCGGCCATGCCGCCACGGGTTATGCCCAGGTCACCGGTGAGGTTGGCGTGTGTATCGCTACCTCCGGTCCGGGCGCGACGAACCTGGTCACTCCGATCGCCGATGCCAACATGGATTCCGTGCCACTCGTGGCGATCACCGGTCAGGTGGGCAAGGGGCTGCTGGGCACCGATGCCTTCCAGGAGGCCGATATTCGGGGCGTGACCATGCCGATTACGAAGCACAACTTCATGGTGACCCGACCAGAGGATATTCCTGCGGCGATGGCGGAGGCGTTCCACCTGGCATCCACCGGGCGCCCGGGTGCGGTGCTGGTTGATGTGCCGAAGGATGTGCAGAACGCCGAGCTGGACTTCGTCTGGCCACCTCAGTTCGACCTGCCGGGCTACCACCCGGTCACTACGCCCCACGGTCGTCAGGTTGAGGAGGCCGTGCGCCTCATTAGTGAGGCCAAGCGCCCGGTGCTCTACATCGGCGGCGGTGTCATTAAGTCCGAGGCTCACAAGGAGCTGCGCACCTTCGCCGAGGCCAATGACATCCCGGTGGTCACCACCCTGATGGCGCTCGGTGCTTTCCCGGAGTCTCACGAGCTGCACATGGGCATGCCGGGTATGCACGGTTCCGTGCCAGCTGTGGCGGCTCTGCAGCGCTCCGACCTGCTCATCGCTATCGGTACCCGCTTCGACGACCGTGTGACAGGCAAGCTGGAAAGTTTCGCCCCGAACGCCAAGGTTATCCATGCGGACATCGACCCCGCGGAAATCGGCAAGATTCGCGAGGTCCACGTGCCGATCGTCGGTGACGCCAAGGAGGTCCTCACGGCGCTACACAAGGCGATCGATACCCACGGTCTGTCTCGTCCGGACACCACCGAGTGGCGTGAGTACCTGGGGGAGATGCAGGAGCACTTCCCGCGCGGCTACGAGCACACCCCGAACGAGAAGATGGCCCCGCAGTTCGTCATTGAGACCCTGTCCAAGGAGGTTGGTCCCGACGCGATTTACTGCGCTGGTGTCGGCCAGCACCAGATGTGGTCCGCGCAGTTCCTCGACTTCGAGCACCCGCGCACCTGGCTGAACTCTGGTGGCCTCGGCACCATGGGCTACGCGGTGCCGGCGGCCATGGGTGCCAAGGCCGGCGCTCCGGACAAGGAAGTCTGGGCCATCGACGGCGATGGTTGCTTCCAGATGACGAACCAGGAGCTCGTGACCTGTGCTGTCGAGGGTTTCCCAATCAAGATCGCGCTGATCAACAACGGCAACCTCGGCATGGTGCGCCAGTGGCAGACCCTGTTCTACGACGGGCACTACTCTCACACCAACCTTAAGCCTAAGGAGACCTACCTCCCGGACTTCCTGCAGCTTGCAGAGTCCATGGGCTGCGCCGCCTTCCGCGTGGAGAAGGAGGAGGATGTCCTCCCGACCATTAAGAAGGCTCGCGAAATTAATGACCGCCCCGTCGTGATCGACTTCATCGTCGGGGAGGACGCCCAGGTCTGGCCGATGGTTCCGGCGGGTACCTCCAATGACGAGGTGCAGTACGCACGTAATCTGCGCCCACTCTTCGACGACGAGGAATCGGCAGCGGAGACCCCGGCCGAGATCCACGAGACCATGCAGGAATTCCAGGACTCCGAAGTCGACAACATCGACGCCCAGGAAGGGGAACAGAACTAATGTCCAACCTTCACACTCTGTCGGTCCTGGCTCAGGACGAGGACGGCATCATCTCCCGCATCTCCGGAATGTTCACCCGGCGTGCGTTCAATATCGTCTCCATTAGCTCGGGCCGCACTGAGATCGACGGCGTCAATCGCATCACCCTCGTCGTCGAGGGCGAGGAGATTGTTGTCGAGCAGATTACGAAGCAGCTCAACAAGCTGGTTCCGGTGCTCAAGGTGTCGCGTCAGGATCCGGAAACCACTGTGCAGCGCGGTCTGCTGCTGGTTAAGGTCGCTGCCGGGAATAGCAACCGCACCCAGGTTGTCGAGGCTGCGAAGCTCTTCCGTGCCCACGTTGTGGACGTCAGCCCGGACTCGCTGATTATCGAGGCGACGGGCACCCCGTCCAAGCTGCAGGCGCTGCTGGATGTTCTGGAGCCCTTCGGGATCCGCGAGCTCATCGAGTCCTCCGTCACTGCGATGTCCCGCGGCCCACGGTCGATGGCTCCGAGCCGTTAATTTGGGGGCACCCGCCCCCAGTAAAATTTCATAGAATGGTAAATTTCATCTCAAAGAGTGAAATTTCTGTTATAATCTAAACATGCTCATCGATAGCGAGCCGCGGGCAGACGCGGCTGGCGAGAAAGGTTGAAACCTCATGGCAATTGATGTTTTTTACGACGACGACGCTGACCTGTCGATCATCCAGGGTCGCAAGGTTGCGATCATTGGCTACGGCTCCCAGGGGCACGCTCATGCGCAGAACCTCCGCGAGTCCGGCGTAGAGGTTGCCATCGGCCTGCGCGAGGGCTCCAAGTCCCGCGAGAAGGCTGAAGAGGCCGGCTTCAAGGTTCTGAACAACGCTGAGGCCAGCGAGTGGGCCGACGTCATCATGCTGCTCGCTCCGGATACCTCCCAGGCGCAGATCTACGAAAACGACATCGCTCCGAACCTGAAGGATGGCGACGCCCTGTTCTTCGGTCACGGCCTGAACATCCACTTCGGCATGATCAAGCCGGAGGACAACATCACCATCGGCATGGTCGCACCGAAGGGGCCGGGTCACCTGGTGCGCCGTCAGTACGTCGACGGTAAGGGCGTTCCGTGCCTGATCGCCGTCGAGCAGGACCCGAAGGGTAACGGCCGCGACCTGGCTCTGTCCTACGCTGCGGCAATCGGCGGCGGCCGCGCGGGCGTCATCCCGACCACCTTCGAGGCAGAGACCGTCACTGACCTCTTCGGTGAGCAGGCCGTCCTGTGTGGTGGCACTGAGGAGCTCATCAAGACCGGCTTCGAGGTTCTGGTTGAGGCCGGCTACGAGCCGGAGATGGCTTACTTCGAGTGCCTGCACGAGCTGAAGCTGATCGTCGACCTCATCTTCGAGGGCGGCATCAAGAACATGAACTACTCCGTCTCTGACACCGCGGAGTTCGGTGGCTACATCTCCGGCCCACGCGTCATCGACGCTGATACCAAGGAGCGCATGAAGGGCATCCTGTCCGATATTCAGGATGGCACCTTCACCAAGCGTCTCGTCGCCAACGTTGAGGGCGGCAACAAGGAGCTCGAGGAATTGCGCGCTAGCTACAACGATCACGAGATCGAGAAGACTGGCGAGAAGCTGCGCGACCTGATGAGCTGGGTGAAGAACCCGCTGAACGAGACCGCCTAAGGTCTCGTTATCCCGCGGGGTATAGCCCCGCGACCGCGCCTCCCGACTATTTTCAATAAGTTGTCAATAAGGGGGGCGCTCGCTATGCTTGAGGGCATGAGCGAGCACATTGACATTGACGCAGCCCCCGAGCGCCCACAGAACCGTGGTGGTGCCGATCCGCACCGCCACGGTTCTTCGCATTCTCACTCCCATTCCGATGCGCACGGGCATTCTCACTCCCACGCCCCAACCGATGCCCCGCTGCGCGCACTGCTCATCGCGCTCGTGGTGACCGGAACGATCTTCTTCGCCGAGCTCATCGGTGGGCTGGTCACCGGCTCCGTCGCGCTGCTGGCCGACGCGATGCACATGCTCTCCGACGCAGCGGGGATCATCATCGCTGTGATCGCCATCCTCATCGGGCGCCGGGCCTCAAATGCGCAGGCGACTTTTGGCTACCGGCGCGTGGAGGTGCTAGCCGCACTCGTCAACGCGGTCACCGTGCTGGGCATCTCCGTCTGGATCGTGGTGGAGGCCATCCGCCGCCTACGCGAGCCCGTCGAGATCCTCGCCGGCCCCATGATGATCATCGCGCTGATCGGTCTCATCGCGAACGCGGTCTCCGCATGGATCCTGCACAGCCAGCGGGACAACTCCGTGAACGTCCAGGGTGCCTTCCTGCACGTGTTGGCGGACATGTTGGGCTCCGTCGCCGTCCTGATCGCTGGTGGCGTCATTATCGCGACCGGCTGGCAGTACGCGGACGTCATTGCCTCCCTCGTCATCGCGGCACTCGTGCTGCCGCGCGCCTGGCAGCTGATGATGCACACGCTGCGGATCCTGCTGGAGCAGGCCCCACCCGGCTACGATCCTGCCGAGATCGACGCGCTTCTCCGCGAGGTGGACGGTGTGATGGATGTTCACGACCTGCACCTGTGGTCGCTCGACGGGACGAGCGCGCTCGCCTCGGTGCACCTGGTCGTTCCGGAAGACCGCGACCCTGCTGCGGTGTTGTGTGTGGCCCAGGAGGCCCTACAAGAGCGGGGGATCGCCCACTCGACGATCCAGGTGGAGCGCCCGAGCCACGTTGAGCACGAGGGGCCACGCAACGTCTGCTAGTGCGGGGCTAGCCGGAGGGGATGTCCTCTCTTACCAGCTGGAGGAGCCGCCACCGCCGGAGAAGCCACTGCTGAAGCTGGTATTCGCAATGCCCCCGCTGCTGCTGGAGGAAGACTCGGCGGCCCGCGTATCCGCGCTGTGCCAGGAGGCCAGCAGGTAATAGGGCACCCAGTTGGAGTACACATAACCGGGGCGCCAGTCGCGGTCGGTGAGGGAGGGGCGCTCGTCGCGGTGGGCTTCGCGATCCAGGTGCTTCATATCGCGGGAGGCCAGCTCCAGCGCGTGCGCCTGGTCGCTGACGATGCGGGCCAACCGGTCCATGAAGTCCGGGGCCTGTAGGTCTCGCATCAGCTCCTCGACTTGCGCCTCGACATTCTTAAGCTGGCGGATCGCCTCCCGGTTGCGCACCTCGAACAGGGCTTCGGAGAGATCCTGCTTGATGGAGCGCAGCTCTCGCTCGCGCTTGATCTGATCGCCGTTTTCCAGCTCGAACATCAGGTTGATGTTGTCTTCGGCATTGCTCATCGACTCGAGAGTTTCGTGCGCGCTCGCGACCTGCTTGTGCTTAGCGTAGAACTCCTTGTCATCGCTCGTGAGCGTCAGGTTGAGGGCTCCCACCCGGTGATTGAGATTCAAAAACTCGTCGCGGATCGTCGTCCACTGCGAACGCAGCTCGGCATTTGCCAGCGGGGAGCTCAGCGAGTTGGCGCGGATATCCAGGGCATCCAGGCGCTGAGAAAGCTCGGAATAGTGGGTGGAAAGTTCGTAGAACTGCTGCTTCGCGGTGGCCGTCAGCTTCTTCTTCCGGCGCTGCCAGGCGGCCGCCCCCACACCCGCAGCGCCCACGCCAACCACGCCGAAGCCGATAGCGGTGTTGCGGTTCTCGCGAGCCTGCTCCTCGGCCAGTCGCGCGCCCAGCTCGGTATCCGCCGCGACCTTGGCTCCCTCGACGAGGCCGTTGGCGAAATTACCGCGGCGGAAGCTATCCTTCATCGCCTCCAGGGAGGCGTCCAGGTGGGGACCTTCGAAGATATCCAGGTCCTGGCAGACATCGTTGCCGCAGTACACGCCGTTGGTCCGGGTGCTGGTACCCACACCCAGAATCAGCGTGCCGTTTTCCCATGCGGCGCCTTTGCCGGTGCCGTCGGGGACGAGCTCCGGCATGTTTCGACCCGCCCAGTTGAGGACGTCGTCGTTGAAGTTATCGCTGCTGCCCGGAATGAGAACGTAGACGACCTTCTGGACGGAGTCAGGGAAATCAATCTTCGCGGTCTGGTCGATCATTCCCTGGCGCGCGGCATCACCCAGCACGCCGGAGTCGTCAGCGACCTGGACGTCCACCTTCGTGTAGGGCACAGCCGGTGCTGCCTGAGCCTGCACGATGCTGTGGGCCACCGGCTGTTCCGCAGCAGCGGCTTCGGCGAAAGCCCAAGGCGCTGCTCCGGCGCACGCGATACCCATGAGGGCTAGAAGCGGGGCGGTGGGGCGGCGTCGCGAGTGAGTCATGGCACCAATCATGCCACAGGGGACTCCCCGCCGCGGGGGCCTGAGAACCCACGAAAAAGAAGGCGAAATGCGAGGTTTTCCCATAGCACCCACACCAGTGGAGCCAGGGTGAAAGAGAAGATAATGGCCCCGGCAGCGTCGCTAGCGAAATGCACGCCACGGGCCATCACGGTGGCCACGATGAGTGCGATGGCAGCGCAGCCGACCGCGGCGACGATGCTGAGCCCCTTCCATCCCACCGCCGAACGGGAAAGACTCGGATCGAGACCGCGATACGTTGCGATGAGGCTGACCGCCACCATGACGGCGATAAACGTCGTGTGGCCACTGGGAAAGCTCATATCGCTGGGCAGGCTGTGCGGTGGGTGCGCCAGGAAATCCCAGTCCGGCCGCGGTCTGCCGACCAGAGCCTTCGGAATGAACACCAGTGCCCAGGTGCTGGCGATCGTCAACGCGGCGATCAAGGGCCGCAGTATCCGGCGCGATATCAGGCCGATCACCACGAGGCCGACGATCAGCACGATCGGGAGGTTGCGGCCGAGGAGGGCCGCATACAGAGCGTCAAAAAACTGGCGTGTCGTGCCCGTGAACGTGCGATTCGCCACCTGGGTCGCGGCTAGGTCGAAGGTGGAGTCATGCAGCAGCCACCCCATCACTGCGATGAGAACCATGCCCGCAGCGGCCAGCGCTGTAACCGGACCGAGCCCGGGCGGGGGACAGATCTGTCGGGGCGGTAGCTGCGGATCAGAGTGCGCGGTAGGGGCGGAGGCATTCACGGAGAATCATTCTCGCAGAGCGTGAATCGCGCGCCACCTGCCCGCTGAGTTGCAGCCAACGGGGGGTACTAAAAAAATCCTAAAAGGGCTGGCAGCGGCGGAATCTATAGAACAAGAAGGGGGTAGTACGGGGAAAAGTTTTTGGCAAATACGCAAAAGGTGAAACGAATGCTCAGCAAATTTCCTACGTTAGTTTTGTCAGCATGATGCACCGCGACGGCGGGGCTAGGCTGGCTACCTTTCCGGCAAGCCCGATTCCTGGGTGTCCGCGGGGTTGCGGACCAGGGGTGGGGCTCAGATCAACTCACGTTGGTCGCCGCTGCAAGGGGGTGCAGTGAGGTCGACGTGAGTGGGCGAGAGTGAACAGCCGCGACATGGTTCGGCTGGTTACTGGAGCTCGTGCCTATTGGGTGAGGGGCAGATGATCTGGGCGAATCCAGGATTCGGGCTCGCCGGTGAAGGGATCGGCGGGGGAGTGGTTCCCAGGGGATGCAAAACTACCGCCCAGCGGGGGGATTTTTAAGGGTGGCCTACGACACACACGCCAACGCCAAAGGATATGATTGTGTGGTCATGCGCCATACACGGTCAGGCGTGGGCCCCCTCGGGTGACGCGGTCGTTTCACCCGCTGGGGAAGTGAAAATTTTTCAGGAGAATTCCCTTGAGCACCACCAACCGCCCGGTTGTACTAATCGCAGATAAGCTCTCTCAGTCCACCGTCGATGCACTCGGCGATTCCGTCGAGGTCCGTTGGGTGGACGGCCCGAACCGGCCAGAACTCCTTGACGCCGTCGTCGATGCCGACGCCCTGCTCGTGCGCTCCGCCACCACGGTGGATAAGGAAGTGCTCGAGGCTGCCAAGAATCTGAAGATCGTCGGTCGCGCCGGCGTCGGACTTGACAACGTGGACATCGAGACCGCGACCGAGCGCGGCGTCATGGTCGCCAACGCGCCGACCTCGAACATCCACTCCGCCTGCGAGCACGCCATCAGCCTGCTGCTGTCTACTGCCCGCCAGATCCCGGCAGCCGACAAGACCCTCCGTGATGGCGAGTGGAAGCGCTCCTCCTTCAAGGGAGTGGAGATCCTCGGCAAGACCGTCGGCATCGTGGGCTTCGGCCACATCGGCCAGCTGTTCGCCCAGCGCCTCGCGGCTTTCGAGACTGAGATCATCGCCTACGACCCCTACGCCAACCCCGCCCGCGCCGCTCAGCTCGGCGTGGAGCTCGTTGAGCTCGAGGAGCTCATGGGCCGTTCGGACTTCGTGACGATCCACCTGCCGAAGACCCCGGAAACCAGCGGTATGTTCGACGCTGACCTCCTGGCGAAGTCTAAGAAGGGGCAGATCATCATCAACGCTGCCCGCGGCGGCCTCGTCGATGAGCAGGCTCTCGCCGATGCCATCAAGTCCGGCCACATCCGTGGCGCAGGCTTCGACGTCTACGCTTCCGAGCCGTGCACGGATTCCCCGCTGTTCGAACTCGACGAGGTCGTTGTAACCCCGCACCTGGGTGCATCCACCGTTGAGGCGCAGGACCGCGCAGGCACCGACGTCGCTGCCTCCGTCCTCAAGGCGCTGGCTGGCGACTTTGTCCCGGATGCCGTCAATGTCTCCGGCGGCAAGGTCTCCGAGGAGGTTGCTCTGTGGCTGAACCTGGCCACGAAGCTGGGCGCGGTTGCCTCCAAGCTGCTGGACGGTGCTCCGGCGTCCGTGGTCGTGACCGCCCGCGGTGAGCTCTCCAGCGAGTCCATCGACGCACTCGGTCTGGCTGCCCTGCGCGGCACCTTCTCCGGCGTGCTGGATGAGCAGGTTACCTTCGTTAATGCCCCGTCCATCGCTGAGCAGCGCGGCGTGGCTCTCGAGGTGAAGTCCCAGGACGAGTCCGTGACCCACCGCAGCGTGCTGGAGGTCAAGGTTGTCGCCACTGACGGCTCTTCGGCCACCGTCGCTGGTGCGCTGACCGGCCTGGAGCGCGTCGACAAGATTGTCCGCATCAACGACCGCGGCCTGGATCTCCGGGCCGAGGGCACCAACCTCTTCCTGGTCTACGCGGACCAGACTGGTGCGCTGGGCCGTATCGGCACCCTGCTGGGCAAGCAGGGCGTGAACATCGCTGCGGCGGCTCTGTCTCCGAATACCGAGGATGGCACCGCAACCCTCGTGCTGCGCATCGACCGTGTGCTGACCGAGGATGAGCTGGAGGCTGTTAACGCGGAGCTCTCCGCTGAGAACGCCTTCCAGGTTGCCTTCTAAGAATCCCCTAATGAAAACGGTGCCCTGGCTTTGAGCTGGGTAAACGAAATAAACAGCCCCTTATTGACAATGAACTAGCCCCCGAAAGTTGGACTGGTTTAATTCTAAGCGGTTAGGGGTTCAAGGGTCTGATTCCGATATTGCATCGGGGTCAGGCCCTTGAGTCGTTGTTGGATGCGTTCGTTGTTGTACCAGTCAATGTAGTCATCGATCGCGTGGTAGAACGCCTCCAGGCTGGTGAATGTTTCACCGTGGTACATCTCCGTTTTCAGGTGCCCGAAGAAGTTTTCCATGACGGCATTGTCGTAGCAGTTGCCTTTCCTGGACATTGACTGCACACCACCGATGCTTTTGATCAGGTCACGCCAGCTGGAATGCTGGTATTGGAACCCTTGATCTGTGTGCACAAGCAAGCCTTGACCTGGTGATTGTTGCTCAATGGCATTGCGCAACGACTGCGATGTCAACGCCGTGCTCGGTGAAGTAGACACGCTGTACGACACGACCGAACGATCATAGAGATCCATGATCGGCGACAAGTAGACCTTGGTGCCAGCAACCCGAAACTCCGTAACATCACTTGCCCACACCCTGTTTTGTGCCTCCGGGGTGAAACATCGGTCGAGCACGTTGGTTGCGATGTGGCTGGCAGTGCCTTTGTACGAGTTGTACTTTTTCACCCTGACCTTGGACTTAAGCCCCAGCTGGTTCATGAGCTTGTAGACCAGCTTATGGTTGACCACCCAGCCCTGGTTACGAAGGTCGAGCAGTACCCGCCGGTAGCCGTAGCGGTGTTTGTTGCGCTGGAAACTGTCCCGGATCGCCTGCTTGAGCCCGGCATGTTTATCCGGTGGGGCGAGTCGTTTCTGGTGGTAGAAAAACGTTGACCGGGCAAGACCTGCCACAACCAGCAAGTCTTCTAAACGGTGGGCCGACTTGAGGATGACGATAGCCTCGACCTTTAACCTCGTCGCTGGTTCCTCAAGTCCCGCAATTTTTTTTAGGTACGCGTTTTCCGCTTCCAGCCGCGCAACCTGGCGACGAAGCTGCTCCTCTTGTGTGAGGCGTTTCGGTGCAGCCGAACCTTTGGGCCTGCCCTTCGGCTTGGGGCGCAGCGCCTCGTCGCCGTCTTTGCGCCAGGCACGTACCCAACCGGAGACAAGCTGGTCTGAAGATAGGCCGAATTCACGGGCAAGCTCCATCTTGGACTCCCCAGCGTTGAAGCGGTCAACGATCTCCTTCTTCACCTCGAAGGAATACTGCTGCTTGATTGGTTTCTCCACAAGACATAGCTTGCCATGCAGCGTGAATCGACGTTTAAGCCTTCGCACTGGATAACGAGGAACACCAAGCCGATTTGCTGCCGCGGTGTAGCTCAGGCCCTGTTCAAACAATTCAACGAGCTGCTCACGCTGTCGCTGGTTTAGAGAACTTCGTGCTCTCAAAGAAATACTCCCCACTAGTTAGGAACTGATTTTCTCAGTCCAACTAATGGGGAGCAGTTCAACAATCAATAAGGGGCTGTTTATTGTCAATAAGGGAGTAGGGGTTCCAATTGGAACACCCGATAGATGAAGGAGGACAGCCATGGCGCTGGCGAAGCACGAAGTTCACGCAGATCACGAGCACCAGCACGGCCCGGGGTGCGGTCACGTTGCCGTTCCCCACGAGGACCACACGGACTATGTCCACGATGGTCACATCCACCGCGAGCTCGATGGCCAGTGGGTGGAGTGCGAGGCCGAGGAGCAGGTGGCTCACGAGGATCACGAGCACGAGCACGGTCCAAGCTGCGGGCACGTGGCTATTCCGCACGGCGACCACGTTGACTATGTCCACGATGGGCATCGCCACGCATTCATCGACGGCAAGTGGGTGTGCTGCTAAAGCGCATACGCAAAAGTGAGCAGGGCAGCGGTTTCACTGCCCTGCTTTTCTTTTTCCGGCGCCGAGTTCAGTTCGCTCGGTATTGAGCTGATGAGCCGTGACTTCTGTCAGGGCCTAGACCCAGTTGCGGACCTTCGCGAAGGCCTTGGGCCAGCGTTGGGAGGTGTTCTTCACCGCCCAGCGGTAGCCAAGGATCCCGATGGTGCCACTGATCAGGAGTTGTACCCCGATGCCAATGGCGGTGAGCCGGGTGGCATCCGCCCAGGATCCAGCATCGTGGAGGTCGATGATCAGCAGCGCTGCTCCGGGGATCAGCGGTATAAAGAGTCCAAGCAGGCCGACGATGGAGAGAATGAACGCGTTGCTGGACGTGCCGGAGCGGTTTTTCATCGGGCTCGTGCCCGGCGCGGCACTGGGGAAGGGGAAGCGCAGCGCGAAAGCCGGGCCAAGTCCCAGAGACTGCACCAGGGAACACGCAGCGAGCACGCTGATACCCACCCACAGCGGGCGGAAGTCCTCGATGGCCCCAAGGCTGATCACGACGACGAGAAAAATGGGGCCGATGACCGTCAGAGAAGCCAGCAGGCGGCCGGCGATAAGATCCTTCGGACGCACCCCGGAGACCATGTTCACCCAATTAGAGGGACCATCCAGGCCGAAGTCATTGCCATTGACCATCAGCACGCCCTGGGCGACGATGAAGGGCGCATACCACTGCACCCCCGTGCCTTGGAGTGCGCCGACGGCGAGGAACATCGCACCGATGAGAATAAACACTATGGCCTGATAGGAGTAGCGCACATCGCGCCGCCAGTACCGCAGCGTGCGGGAATAGACCGCGCCGCGCGGGCCAGCTGAGGCCCATCGCAGCATGACCCCACCGGTGTGCTTCGTGGCTTGATCAGAACTACTGCGGATCGGGTGGGTTAGCTCGAAGCGCAGGGCGGTGCGCCAGAGCCAGAGGCAGCCAAGAATGGTCGCGGCGGCAATGAGGCCCTGGGCGATCGCCGCGCCGGCGTTGCCCGCGATGGCAGAGGCTGCGGCACCTGCCGCTGCGCCAAACGGCGTCCAGCTAAAGACCGTGCCCAGTTCCAGCAGCTTATCCAGGTTCTGGATGCCGTTGGCGGTGAAGTTCATCCCCAT
This window contains:
- a CDS encoding IS3 family transposase (programmed frameshift); its protein translation is MGLVFLVIQCEGLNVDSRCMAKLCLVEKPIKQQYSFEVKKEIVDRFNAGESKMELAREFGLSSDQLVSGWVRAWRKDGDEALRPKPKGRPKGSAAPKRLTQEEQLRRQVARLEAENAYLKKIAGLEEPATRLKVEAIVILKSAHRLEDLLVVAGLARSTFFYHQKRLAPPDKHAGLKQAIRDSFQRNKHRYGYRRVLLDLRNQGWVVNHKLVYKLMNQLGLKSKVRVKKYNSYKGTASHIATNVLDRCFTPEAQNRVWASDVTEFRVAGTKVYLSPIMDLYDRSVVSYSVSTSPSTALTSQSLRNAIEQQSPGQGLLVHTDQGFQYQHSSWRDLIKSIGGVQSMSRKGNCYDNAVMENFFGHLKTEMYHGETFTSLEAFYHAIDDYIDWYNNERIQQRLKGLTPMQYRNQTLEPLTA